The genomic window atttgttaaatggttttaaataatcagcggaatttgtgaaaataatttcatgacttgaactagggagagtgaggtacacaagagggttctaaaataattcatagtactttacataaaattttggaaattttttatggaattgtaatatttttaattacctttttactcatttaattaactaaaaatagtttcgggtctccaaaaatttcatacaatataccaaaatttccagaatattatctactattttattatgaaaaaataaaaaaaatagagcctccctgaggctgcacgcgcccccacgcgccgccggtgagagtgggcgtgggcaacgcgcactgttcatcgtccctcccacccgttttatgcagaaacgggtcgtgcgacccggtttttgacccggttcgatctccctcaatactcaacgaaactcgacgttccttatatggattttgatcgtttttcaattttacaaaggtttccggtattagtttttgaaatcggcgttcgattcgcacgtaaaatgaggtcgaaatttggaagaaatttaaaaaatgtaatagttgttctattgtttcaaaaaaaaaaaaaagggtatttttatgatgcaaattacatacctgccccagttgctctattgtttcaaaaaaaaaaaaagggtatttttgtccaactcaaaaggtgcaccttgctaacttagacctaactagggtctaagttagaaaacccctatatatatatatatatatatatatatatatatatatatatatatatatatatatatatatatatatatatatatatatttatttatttataagcaaatttgaattataaaagaGTACAAGGGATACTCAATCCCTTACAATTCAATACAAAACGTTTATATACTTTGTAAACATGCAATAGGATTAGAACACTaatccaaaaaagaaaagatggaCTTGTGCCCTGCTCTTCCACTGAACCATATCATGATATCGCCGTAATATTATCAACCAACTTAGAAACACCCGCCACCTCCCCTCGAAATATAATATTATTCCTTAATTTCCATAAGCACCAAGTAGTAGTCAACCAAATCAAATGTCGAAATCGCCCAGCTTTGTTTGATTTGAGAGATCACCAAAGTTAAAGAAAAGGTTCAGCCCTTCATCACCAACAGGAACGCCACACCCCATCCAATTAAAAATTGCATTCCACACCTCCCTACAAATATCATTTTCATATGATATTTCCTCGCTACAATAATTAGTTGTATATGACAATATTAAAATTCAATCAGACCCGGTTTTGGGCCAAGGCAACCAGGCCTCCAGCCCAGGGCCTCAAAAAAGTTtgggcctcaattttttttcccaaaccCATCATTTAAAATACAGGTTAAGTATTTGTTCGGACAAATAATTTTGCAAAAGACTCCTTAGCCTTTTGGCCGGTGCACTTGCTTGTTATTTAAGACTTCAGGGTTCTGAGTTCAACTCCCCCTTGGgcagttttgtttttttttattttttatttaagactTCTATAATGAATTTACACaactattattgtttattttataaataaaaacactctaTAACTCTGACAAAAAAAACTCTATAACTTATAAACAATTTgactactttatttatttttttcaagaaaattatattaataaaaaattaatttctaaatttaagttgtaatttttattaaaaacactatcaatatttctttttaaaaaaattgtatttttattagttgtccatttttattatttgtcccgGGGCCTCCAAAATCTTGGAACCAGCCCTGAATTCAATTATTGTTGAGTAACGATAACGACTCAGTTGGACTTAAAAAGTGAAGTGATGGCTCTATCGAAAGAGGAGGGGGCAATTAAGACGAGTATAATTTAGCGAACTAAAAGTAAAGATAGTTTAATGTTCTAGAGATCGGGATCACTACTTATGTGAATTACATTACATAAAGATTGAGTTTGTATCAGAATGATAGAAAGTCTAACACAATTACTTTAACAGAgagaatattatattaaaacacacatcaatgcaagtttATAACTATAACTTGATTGATTTACCTAACATTTAATAATAGTACTCATACCAACATAGTGTTACACAAGTCGTAGATACTTAGGTCTCTTAATTAtttggtcctgggttcgattccCGGCCGGTGCGTATGTAAaagcatttgttgggagaggttgaccccttaaatggatcttaGTTACCTCgaagggattagtctctgcagttgcgcgcggATGATACTTTTGGtatacctaaaaaaataaaataatagtactCATACAAAGATGACATGGGAGATTAATTATAGTTTGTCATTCATATCGAGAGGCGAACTCTTGTGCGGATGCCCTTGCCAACATGGGACGTGAGCACGGGACTGAACTTTGTGTTTATGATCGGTGTCCtactaaattgagtaatttgttGCTAGCTAGATAATAACATGGGGATATCTATCTCTCATGTTGGAACATTAAATTCAATATGTGTTTTggctattttttaataatttattttgttggaaCAAgccttttcttttaattatttcttctcattttctctctTGCTGGGATGTTCATAAGAACCAACCATCTCACGGTGACTGAAATAATTGGATATCCAATGATATAACGTAGTCATTCTCTGTATTGGAATTCCATTACTCAATACAAAGGTTCCTATAGGTATCATTTTTTCCCCTTGAATATCTTTTTAAGCCTTTCTTTTGTGTGTGGGTGGGTCGGGTGGGTGTgaggattttaaaaaaattaattggctGAAATGGGATAAAGTTTGTCTTGATAGGATGTTGAAGGGTTGGGGGTTAGAGAGTTAGACAATTTAACTTATCTATCTTAGGAAATTAAGTGGAGTTGGAGATTGTTGGTAGATCAAGAGAGCTTATGGTTTAAGGTATTGGTGGCTAAATATAGCTTTGGAAGATGGGCAAGTGAGGGGAGGTGGGAGGattacactacaagaaaaacctCATTTAGTGGCAGAATTTATCCCTCAATAAGTGTCAATTTCCGTCACTAACTACATATTTACTGGCGGAACCAGTCTGCCAAGAAAACGTATGCCACTAAATTTACTGACGGAATTTTCCCTCAAAAAGTGCGTCTATAAGTGTAAAGCAGAATTTCCCAACTTAGTAGCGTAATATAATCCGCCagaaagtttatttatttattttcaaatcgtggtcaaattattattattattattattattattattattattattattatgataaaatccattttcgttttttattgaaaaaatccATTTTCTTTTGCAGATTTCACGTTTGAATCTTTCTTCGTCTTCTTCCAGCAGCTTTGTAATCATAGCTACAACTACAATCATGTCGATCGGAGTACGATATGTGTGTGCTGTTAGATAAGGAGTTGGTTTGAGTGTAGGTCGTTAGTTCTAAAATAACATTAGTAGGATGATTGGTAATGGTGAGGAGACGTGTTTTTAGAAAGATAATTGGTTAGATGAGAGATTTCTTAGATTTTCTagacttttttatttatatgttgataaaaatattgcGGTGGCAGAGATATGCCAGAGGGGGTGGAGTGTGGGGGAAGAGGGGTGGAATTGGCGTTGGAATCTGTTTACATGGGAAGATGCGTATTTGGAGTGTTGTGTTgctaaaaagagaaataattttgttaataaaaatccTATTTGCAAAGCAACTTTATTAAAAACTAGCGGCTAGACAAGCGCGTTCCACGACAGCATGGgtctattatgcaaacttatgtaaaaaaaaatatcttatgttatggtgagtttgttaataaaagttttttgtcGCTAATTATGAAcaagaacaaataaatatttttttgttgttttttttaccaCCGGTATCCGGTCTACTAGACCGCTTAATCTGATTCAGGGGTtagttatgacatcaagtggtttcaactcCTCTCAATCACAGTTGCGAGATATTGCATCGTGGTATCCCTACAAgtccaacgtcaatcaccactgtaCTAACTAATGATTGTTTaagaacaaataaatatttttttaatcaagatCAAATAAATATTACTACCTTATATTattcagaaataaaattattaaagatctcttttcttcttttttttctaaaaataaaattataaatgatcTCTAATTAAAGATTCAATAAACGTGTTGCCTAAGGAAAAATGGAATAGCTCAGACACATgcatatatacattttttttttttgacataacatgcatatatatacatagctggtagaaaaataaatacgggttttattaaaatttattgattcttttaaaatttttcaaatatacaaaacttttataatatataaagtattatgaaatcttattgtaaaaagtcttttgaaaaaaatctctcaaaatccaatcaaatcatgtattaaaaatcttgattgtaaaaaagtcttgtaAAAAAAGTCCTTAAAAtctaacaaaatcaatatagtccaacaaaatctcataaaatcatcaagattttttttgccaaaatctCGTATTAGTTGTCCTTATTTATTGTTGTCCTTATTTATATGTTGGTTTGCCAAACCTAAATCTCAAATATACATTGTTTTTCCAGACCAAAATTTCAGAGAGGAAAGATGGAAATTTTAAAGGTTTATTTGGTCGTTACtatgtcttttttatttttgtctcttGTCGTGGCTGATTTGAAATTTGGAATGCTGCCAAAAGGGCCTGTTCCGCCTTCAGGACCTAGTAGAGGCTCTTCTAATTCTCCACCTCCACCACATCATTCcgcaaatttgaattttggaatGCTGCCAAAAGGGCCAGTTCCGCCATCGGGACCTAGCGGAGGAATTTCTGCCTCTCCACCTCCACTACATCAtccaaaaaatttatattttggaatgCTGCCAAAAGGGCCAGTTCCGCCATCAAGACCTAGCGGAGGAATTTCTGCCTCTCCACCTCCACTACATCATCCAACAAACTTGAATTTTGGAATGCTGCCAAAAGGGTCAGTTCCGCCATCAGGACCTAGCGGAGGAATTTCTGCCTCTCCACCTCCACTACATCATccaacaaatttatattttggaatgCTGCCAAAAGGCCCTGTTCCACCATCAGCACCGAGCAAAGGCTCTTCTGATTCTCCTGCTCCACCAAGTCGTGtttaacaattttaaattttagaatATATTACCAAATGGTGTAACAATTTCTTCATCTTATTTTGTATTTGGTACTTTAAATTATTAACCTTTGCCTCCTCAGATTTGTGATAGATATAACCAAGGGTTTATTTACTTATTCCTTTTGCCTCGTCATTATTTACCAAATTgtgatgttttctttttgttttaataactaagtcctttttttttttgacgaaacaTAAAAAGGGTTAAAGTCTACAAAAAGTGAAGGATAATTAGCGAAAGGAGTGACAGATGTATTCAATCACAATCAGTTAATAATCTTTAAATCCCTTGCACTAATTAGAATTCCGGTAATCTTTTTGGGCTCGGTCTAGGGTGGGGAAGTGGGATAGGTCTCCCACGGTGGgttatcaatttttttgcaagTGCACCGTACTCCTGCATGTACCATatcatttacttttttttttttttactgtaacaAACAAACACTTTGTTGTCTGTGTATTCTCATCCACCAATCCACCATAGTTACTCTTCAATATCTAAAGCACAAAGATTACAGACAGAGGAATTTTTCTTTTGCAACGACCCGGATAAATCTGCAACGATTTTCTGCAAAATTGATTGAGATGCAACAATAACCTTCTAcaaatttctgtttttattGAAGCCAGGGGACTAAATTTAAGGTTGAAAACATAACAATGACAAACTGAGtaaaaaaattgggaaaaataaaaaaacgattATTTTGAAACTTATTTAACACAATCTTTAATCATATATTCACCCAAAGTTTGCTTAAAATTCACTTAATATTTGAGAGGTTGTGTGCTCCATTAAAATTTGGTGTTGTTGCAGAAACAAGGAAAGGGGTTGAGAGAAGAAAGGTGAAAGAGAAAAAACTATTATGTGGGAACATTATTAGAGTCTATTGTAAACCTTCTTAATCTAAGGGTAAAAATAAGTCTCCCACCATGGGAGACCTATCCCACTTCCCCACCCTAGACCGAGCCTTCTTTTTGCCCTAATCAACAGatgacttatatatatatatatatatatatatatatattttatataagcaaatctattatttatatgtttatgagtttctctctcatagtcttattcctatgtggcacAATTTCattgatccatgtcttatgtggcattctaatatttctccaattcctacgtagctaactatgaaggcctttgcaatttctctaatacatgatgatatcattttacttaaaatctttggctaatttggaaattcaatcatttttcaattattgtttataaatcgtatttaatgcacctattaaaaaaaatttaaaaggaaataactcaaattcaaatataaataattatatctcattaatatatatatatatatatatatatattaatataatacataatattatacatgaatttttttttgtgaaagtattatatatgaaattttatatataccaaacaatggagtttttttacgtaatatatttttttttatatatcccacaagagtttttttttattaaaattgctCAATCAGGTTCTATGAacaaatgtctatatattaatatttggatacaattgaaattttacgtatgaaattttttattattgaccaactcatttttgaaatatatattgattaaattaaatcaatgctgaaatggatgaaaatttcaaaaattaaggaccaaaaatctactatagtttctatatatacgggTCAACATGTAAGAGTGAGGGTCATTGAGTGTCTCAGCGcccttctctattttctcttctcttctcaccttcactactcttcttcttttttttttttgacagaatcactactttttttcctatatattgctattgttggtttttttttaaataaaaaatctattgctattgttggttatttcttatttatttgttcaatataatttttgttgctcTCAAGTGGAATGAAATAtagattttatttgtttttctttgcagGTATTTTGTTTACTTGTGTTAGGCTACAATTAGAGgattcaacataaaaaagagaaatcattttcttctctaaaatcaataatattttgtaaacttttttttttggtagaaattgtaaacttctttttaagaagccaaaatattattcatctatctttgtaacttttatttactatttggaTTCTTGCAGAGACTGATGAAGATGACTACGAGGGATAAATAACATCtggattgggaacagaggagtggataaaatattcaagtttaattctacaatcagaaaattgtactaattttgagttataaatctttatttgcaggtccatatacggaagaacaacattgtttgttattcaaattaggattaagtattatcaattgatgttagagttttaagtatttatttatagtttttatattttattgtcatttttttttaatcatatgtttacttattaaaaaagaattgttgttcatattattttttattggatttaaatcatgcttataaatgtttttttactattatttataaataaatgttgtactctatttttttactcattatttttttatttgtctaatttttcatgtgatatttaacaaatacaccgataaaataatagaaactcctcgaatgactatactatagaatgaattggaaaaatgtggaattgagaaattgatatgcttaaaaaaaattattcttaaacttcatacttatcaagtagagaaaaaggtgtcattgtctgaaatataaaaggaatgaagtaattgacttcatagattatttttctatttcattttaatattctattaattatggtttaccttaacgtggtttttctaataaaaaaaatacatagtgatttgtaccaaacaaagTATTAAAATACGGGggcattgataaaaaaaataacctacatggaggtattaagcaaaaaataacttacacggggtgagacatacatatgtagattttattatataaaaaatacgatatcaattgaaagcagggaaagtaagtaacaatgattttatatatataaaaaaagaattaaaagcaataatatcatgtattactttatttttattctccatacatcactgtaaaataaacaaataaaaataaaaacaaatagatacatttttaaaaatttgcacattaacaaatgagatatgcttaaaaaaattatataagtttttttgtgtcaagcaaatgacaaacaattctgttcattacttttaaataaataatattaaaattaaaatcgccccattttgcttctcaaatgtgaaattttttcacacggggacatgagataaaatactcctgaagaaaacaaatgtctaaaggagagagatgacgattaagaacaaatatattaaccgttagattagtttttgcataatgacatttttttttatgaaaataaaaaaacaaatatatgaacatgtgagttgggaacggggagtggagtatcactctccattatgtcatttctccttaaaatctccaaaatttggatattttatcatatttaaacaaactattacattaaatataaaattaattttacaaataattaaaaaaatcacaatattaaaattttaataatccatatttttcatgtgtgaaaaaaaatgatctatatttttcaaagaacattaacccgggcgatagcaagggtaagttatactagtttgAATTATAAAGGAGTACAAGGGATACTCAATCCCTTACAATTCAATACAAAAcgtttatatattttgtaaacATGCAATAGGATTAGAACACCAATCAATGGACGTGTGCCCTGCTCTTCCACTGAACCATATCATGATATCGCCGTAATATTATCAACCAACTTAGAAACACCCGCCACCTCCCCTCGAAATATAATATTGTTCCTTAATTTCCATAAGCACCAAGTAGTAGTCAACCAAATCAAATGTCGAAATCGCCCACCTTTGTTTGATTTGAGAGATTCACCAAAGTTAAAGAAATGGTTCGGCCCTTCATCACCAACAGGAACGCCACACCCCATCCAATTAAAAATTGCATTCCACACCTCCCTACAAATATCATTTTCATATGATATTTCCTCGCTACAATAATTAGTTGTATATGACAATATTAAAATTCAATTATTGTTGAGAAACGATAACGACTCAGTTGGACTTAAAAAGTGAAGTGATGGCTCTATCGAAAGAGGAGGGGGCAATTAAGACGAGTATAATTTAGCGAACTAAAAGTAAAGATAGTTTAATGTTCTAGAGATCGGGATCACTACTTATGTGAATTACATTACATAAAGATTGAGTTTGTATCAGAATGATAGAAAGTCTAACACAATTACTTTAACAGAgagaatattatattaaaacacacatcaatgcaagtttATAACTATAACTTGATTGATTTACCTAACATTTAATAATAGTACTCATACCAACATAGTGTTACACAAGTCGTAGATACTTAGGTCTCTTAATTAtttggtcctgggttcgattccCGGCCGGTGCGTATGTAAaagcatttgttgggagaggttgaccccttaaatggatcttaGTTACCTCgaagggattagtctctgcagttgcgcgcggATGATACTTTTGGtatacctaaaaaaataaaataatagtactCATACAAAGATGACATGGGAGATTAATTATAGTTTGTCATTCATATCGAGAGGCGAACTCTTGTGCGGATGCCCTTGCCAACATGGGACGTGAGCACGGGACTGAACTTTGTGTTTATGATCGGTGTCCtactaaattgagtaatttgttGCTAGCTAGATAATAACATGGGGATATCTATCTCTCATGTTGGAACATTAAATTCAATATGTGTTTTggctattttttaataatttattttgttggaaCAAgccttttcttttaattatttcttctcattttctctctTGCTGGGATGTTCATAAGAACCAACCATCTCACGGTGACTGAAATAATTGGATATCCAATGATATAACGTAGTCATTCTCTGTATTGGAATTCCATTACTCAATACAAAGGTTCCTATAGGTATCATTTTTTCCCCTTGAATATCTTTTTAAGCCTTTCTTTTGTGTGTGGGTGGGTCGGGTGGGTGTgaggattttaaaaaaattaattggctGAAATGGGATAAAGTTTGTCTTGATAGGATGTTGAAGGGTTGGGGGTTAGAGAGTTAGACAATTTAACTTATCTATCTTAGGAAATTAAGTGGAGTTGGAGATTGTTGGTAGATCAAGAGAGCTTATGGTTTAAGGTGTTGGTGGCTAAATATAGCTTTGGAAGATGGGCGAGTGAGGGGAGGTGGGAGGATTATACTACAAGAAAAACCTCATTTAGTGGCAGAATTTATCCCTCAATAAGTGTCAATTTCCGTCACTAACTACATATTTACTGGCGGAACCAGTCTGCCAAGAAAACGTATGCCACTAAATTTACTGACGGAATTTTCCCTCAAAAAGTGCGTCTATAAGTGTAAAGCAGAATTTCCCAACTTAGTAGCGGAATATAATCCGCCagaaagtttatttatttattttcaaatcgtggtcaaattaatattattattattattatgataaaatccattttcgttttttattgaaaaaatccATTTTCTTTTGCAGATTTCACGTTTGAATCTTTCTTCGTCTTCTTCCAATAGCTTTGTAATCATAGCTACAACTACAATCATGTCGATCGGAGTACGATATGTGTGTGCTGTTAGATAAGGAGTTGGTTTGAGTGTAGGTCGTTAGTTCTAAAATAACATTAGTAGGATGATTGGTAATGGTGAGGAGACGTGTTTTTAGAAAGATAATTGGTTAGATGAGAGATTTCTTAGATTTTCTagacttttttatttatatgttgataaaaatattgcGGTGGCAGAGATATGCCAGAGGGGGTGGAGTGTGGGGGAAGAGGGGTGGAATTGGCGTTGGAATCTGTTTACATGGGAAGATGCGTATTTGGAGTGTTGTGTTgctaaaaagagaaataattttgttaataaaaatccTATTTGCAAAGCAACTTTATTAAAAACTAGCGGCTAGACAAGCGCGTTCCACGACAGCATGGgtctattatgcaaacttatgtaaaaaaaaatgtcttatgttatggtgagtttgt from Trifolium pratense cultivar HEN17-A07 linkage group LG1, ARS_RC_1.1, whole genome shotgun sequence includes these protein-coding regions:
- the LOC123902630 gene encoding proline-rich protein 2-like, with translation MEILKVYLVVTMSFLFLSLVVADLKFGMLPKGPVPPSGPSRGSSNSPPPPHHSANLNFGMLPKGPVPPSGPSGGISASPPPLHHPKNLYFGMLPKGPVPPSRPSGGISASPPPLHHPTNLNFGMLPKGSVPPSGPSGGISASPPPLHHPTNLYFGMLPKGPVPPSAPSKGSSDSPAPPSRV